The Deinococcus hopiensis KR-140 sequence CGGGCCATGGAGTCGCCCAGCACCACGTTGCGCAGGTGACCGACGTGCAGTTCCTTGTTGGGGTTGACGGAGGTGTGTTCGATGACCACCTTATCCCGGCGGGCGGGCATGGAAAACGGCGTTTCCACCACACCCCGCACGAACGCCCCCACGTCCACGAAGAAGTTCAGAAACGGCCCAGCGGCCTCCACGCGGGCGATTCCGGCGGGAAGTTCCACCTTCCCCGCGAGGGCGGCGGCCACTTGCGCGGGGTTTTGGCCCAGGGCCTTGGCCATCTGGAACGCGGCAGGTGTGCCGTAGTCGCCGGGCTTGTTGGCCGGGGTTTCCTGAATCGCTGCCTCGACGGGGACGCCGAGTTCCGCGGCGGCCCGTTCCACAGCAGCTTTGAGTTGTGCCTTGAGGTCCATAACCGGAGATTCTAGCAGTGGGTGGGGCGTCGGGAGCTGGGCCCTGTCCGCTCAGAGTGAGGAAGCTGGGGCCTGCGCCGCACGGAAATTTACGCGCTGACTTCGAGCCGCACCGCCACCTCGTCGCCCTCCTCCAGTCCCTCGGCCTTGCGGACGCCCGCGCGGACAGGCACGAGGTAGCGGCCCTCCTTGGGAAACAGGGAAGTCTTCCACTCGGTGCCGCCAATTCGGACCCGGACGGGAATCATGCCCCAGCCGTAGGTGACGGTGCGGGACACGCCCTGCAGGACGGCGCACTCCGCTTCAGGCACCGTGATGAAATACCAGGGCGCGGGACCCCGCCAGTACCAGAGGGGGGCACGAAAGTTCAGGCTCATGTCTCCAGGAGTGTAGGGGGTATCCCCGCCAGTCCGCGACGTATTTTCCGCCTCACCGGCCGCTGGCCTGCGCCTGGAAGAAATCGGCAATGCCAGCGGCAATTGCCCCAGCCAAGCGCTCACGGCCCGCGGGATTCATGAGCACACGCAGATTTCCGGGATCGGTCAGGTAGGCGGTTTCGATCAGCAGGCTGGGCTGGGTGCTCGGACGGGTGAGCGCCAGGTCCGCCCCCGGTTTCAGACCCGCGCCGGGGCCGAGGTCCGGCAGGGTGCGCCGCAGCGCAGCGAGGATGGCCGCCGCCGGAGCCTGCGCCTGCGGGTGGGTGAAGTACACCTCTGGGCCGCGGATGCCGCGTGGGTCCCGGCCATCCGGCAGGGCGTTCGCGTGGATGGACACGAGCAGATCGGCCCCAGACTGTTCGGCGCTCAGACCGCGCTCATAAAGCCCCAGGGTCACGTCCGACTCGCGGGTGAGCTGGACTCCGGCCCCCTGGGCGCGCAGCAGCTCGGCCACCCGGCGGGCAATAGGTAAGGTCAGGTCCTTTTCTGGAACCCGCAGCGCTCCCGCGCCGCCGAGTTGCGTCCCGCCGTGTCCAGGATCCAGGACAATCATCCGCCCAGCGAGCGGACGTGCCGGATCGAGGACGGGCGGACGGCGTACCGTCAGCAGCAGGCCGTCTCCGCCGTAGTTGGCGGTAAAGCCCCACGCCTGCGGGGTGGTGAAGTTCAGGGTGACGCGCGAGACGCCAGGGCCCACCTGCTCCACCTGCACGTCCCCGAGCAGCGGGTCCGGGAAAGGGGTGGGCAGGCCAGGCGGCGTCTCCAGGCCGTACAGCGTGACGCTCAGGCGGCGGCCCCCGTCCTCCTGGCTCAACGTGAAGGGCACGCGCGCCTCGCCCAAAGGTACCCGGATGCGCAGACTCGGCGAAGCGGGGTCCTCCTCCAGGGTCACGGCTCCTGCCTGCCCCTGCACAGGCAGGCCAGGCGAGACGTCCAGCTGCGCCTCGGAGATCAGCACGCCAACGCCGGGGGCCAGACGGGCGCGCACATCGTTTCCCTGACGCCCGACAAGCGCGAAGGTCATCCCGTCCCGAGGGTACAAGAAGGGCGTGCCCGTCTGGGTGTTGGCTTCCGTGGTGGAGGCGTTCAGGCCCAGCCCCTGAACCGTGCCGGGGCGCTGCGTCCCCGTCCTCGCGCCCAGCGGCGCATTGCTCAGGCGTCCGGGGGCTGTTGCCAGCACGGTGCGGCCATCGTTGCCGGTCAGGCGAAGGGTAACGGCGGCGCGGTCCAGCGGTAACGCGGGGGAGAGCGCGAACGCCGCTTCGTAGCTTCCTGGGCTGACCTCACGCATGGACTGCGGAACCGACTGCCCCACCTGAAAAAATGCCCGCCCTCCGGGCGCGCCGCGAAAGGAGACGCGCACCGTTCGCTCGGCGGGTGAGTCGTGCGCGGCGTCCCAGAATTCGGAGGAGACGTTGGGCGTTACGCTGGAGCGGTCTATGGCGGTGGGGCGCGCAGGCAGGGGGGCAAGGTCTCCCCGCGTCACCCGGAGGGTTCGCGTCCCGCTCTCTGCCCCAGCGGTCGCCGTGAGCCGCAGATCGTTGACGCCTACCCGCAGCGGCCACCACAGGATGAACAGCCCGTCTGATCCCACAGCCACGGCCCGCCCCCCGATCTTTAAAGCCGCGCCCGCCGTCACGCTGCCTTCCAGGAGCACGTGGTCGGACGTCACCCGGTGCCCCTCGGGCGGGTAGGCGATGAAAATCTCGGGCGCAGCGCGGGCGGCCGTCAGAACCGAGGCGGACAGGGTAGCGGTGGCCAGCGCAGCGATCGTGAGCACAGCGCGGCGGGCGAAGCGCGGGGGCATAACGAGGTCTAGCACGGCCCATACAGGCAAAGGATGAGGTCTGGGAACCCGGTAGGGACGCGGCGCGTACCCGCAGATATGCCCGGCCTCAGCCCCCTGGAACCCGTCGCCCTCTTCGCCTTCCTCGCGGTGCTGGCTGCCCTCGTGTCTGGGGTGGTATGGGTGGCCCGCCGCGCCTGGGACGGGGGTGAGTCCCACCGGGTGCGCAAACTGGAGCAGCGGGTGCGGGAACTGGAAGGCAGAGACTGAAGGCAAAGGGCAGAAGCGCCTGAACGCCTCTGCCTCTCGTTGCTAACGGCTCACTCCTCAGCCCACGCTGGGGCTGCTCACCAGGGCGTCCAACACCCCGCGGGTAAAGGTCTCGGTGTCGGCCGTGCCCCCCAGGTCCCGCGTCGGATGTGCCCGCAGGGCCAGGGCGACCGCGCGGTCAATCTGGTTGGCGGCTTCACTCCGCTTCAGGCCGTGCCGCAGCAGCATCCCAGCGCTCATGATGGCGGCGGCGGGGTTGGCGATCCCCTGCCCGGCAATATCGGGGGCGCTGCCGTGGATGGGCTCGAACAGGCCCGCGCCGTCGCCGAGGGACGCGCTCGGCATCAGCCCCAGCGAGCCGGGAATCACGGCAGCGAGGTCCGAGAGGATGTCGCCGAACAGATTTTCGGTGACGATGACGTCGTAGCGGCTGGGGTTGGACACGATGAGCATCGCCACACTGTCCACATACTCGTGGTTGAGGTGAATGGAGCGGTACGCGCGGTCGCGCAGCGCTTGTACATCGCGCCGCCACAGTTCGGACACCTCGAGCACGTTGGCCTTGTCCACGCTTGTCACGCGGCCCCGACGCTGCTCGGCGGCCCAGAAGGCCACCTTGGCCACCCGCTCCACCTCATGGGTGGTATAGCGCATGGTGTTGTAGGCGGTGTCCCCCTCGATCTTGCGGTCCCCGTCGAAATACACGCCGCCCAGCAGTTCGCGCACAATCAGGATGTCCACCCCCCGCGCCAGCTCAGGCTTGAGGGGAGACAGATGCTCCAGGCCCGGCTGCACCCGCACGGGACGAAGGTTGGCGTAGCAGCCCAGCGCCTTGCGGAGCGCCAGCAACCCACTTTCCGGGCGCAGGTTCCGGGGCAGGCTGTTCCAGGGGCTGTTCTGCGGTCCGCCGACGGTGCCGAGCAGCACGGCGTCCGCGTCTCCCAGAGCGTCGCGGGTGCGGGCCGGGAAAGGCTCGCCGTGCGACTCGTAGGCCGCGCCGCCGATGAGGTGTTCCTCGATCAAGACGTCGGGCGCGACTTCGCGCAACACTTCCACAGCAGCGGCGGTGACTTCAGGGCCGATTCCGTCTCCGGGAAGGGTGACGACTTTAGGCATGGTGTTCCTCCGTCTTGAGTTCCTGCACTTCTTCCACCTGCGGCACGGGCCCGGTGGGCTGTTCCTGGGCCTTCATGTACTCCAGCCAGCCCCCGGCCTTCTGCACGTCCAGCGCGAACTGCGGCACGGGCACGAAGGTCAGGCTCTGCCCGGTGCGAACGTTGGTGATGGTGCCGCCCTTCAGGTCCAGCTCGGCTTCGTCGCCGTCCATAAAGGTTTCGACGACGTTCTCGCACTCCAGCGCCAGAAAGCCGTTGTTGATGGAGTTGCGGTAGTAGATGCGCGCGAAGTTGGGGGCGATCACCGCCGCCACACCCGCGCCGCGCAGCGCCCAGACGGCGTGCTCACGGCTGGAGCCACACCCGAAGTCCGCTCCGGCCACGATGATGTCGCCGGGCTTGACGCGGCGGACGAAGGTCTTGTCGTAGTCCTCCATCGCGTACTTCGCCAGCTCGGCCTCCTCGTCGGTGGTGAGGTGGCGGGCGGGAATGATCTCGTCGGTGTTGATGTGGTCGCGGGCAAAGACGTGGACAGTAGGCATGGGGGACCTCGTGCAGGGCAGAGAGCAAAGGGTTAAAAATCAGTTCGGTTCGCTGGGAGGAACAAGGGCGGCGAGTTCTTCGGGCACGTCCTCGGCGTAGAGGTCGCGCCACTGCTGGCCGTCGAAGGTGACTTCAGATTCGATGAAGTACTGCGCAGGGTCTTCGGGGTCAGAGACGGAATCGGCGGGCAGGTCAATCTTCATGCCCACGGGAACGGGGAGGGCGTCGTGTTCGGCGAGGTGGGGGGCCTCGTCGGCAAACATGTCGCGCAGGACACCGCCTGTGAAGGCGGCCCAGGCTTCGGGGTTGCCCGCGCCGGTGGCCTGGAGCAGTTCATCGCGGATACGCTCCGCGTGCTCCTCGGGCAGTGTGCCTTCCTCCCACTCCACGCGTCCATCGGCCCAGACGGTCACGGGCACGGTCTCCACGTCGAGCATCTGGCTCAACAACTCCCCGAGTTCGCCCTGTTCGTCTTCCAGGGCCTCGCCAGGCTCACCGTAGGACAGCCACGTTTCGCCGTCGATGGTGTAGGCCACGTTGTCGAGGGCCACGCCGTAATCGGACAGCACGCTCAGGGGCAGGCTGAAGGGCGTCAGCTCGCGCAGTTCGATTCTCACCCGGCGGGCGAGGGGAACCTGGGATTCGTCCGCCTCTTCCCCGGCCACTTCCAGCGCCTGTGCGTGCGAATCGGCCCAGTCCTCGGGCGTCACGCCGTGCCACATGCGGACCAGCCGCTCCAGGTCTTCGAGTTGCTCGGCGGGCGGGTCGGGCTCGATGTCGATGCGGCCCGCCTGCCAGTGCTCGGCTTGGTAGGTGGCCTGGACCTCGCCCTCCTCTGCAGCCAACGGGTGCTGGATGAGGTACTGGAGGCGCTCCTGCATATCGGCGGTGGGGAGGGTGCCCCAGCGCAGTCCGTCCACCGAGTGCTCCTCGCGCCGCACGCGCAGGTATGCGCCGTTCTCCAAGGCGTGGTACTCACGCCGGACATTCTGGGTGTCGGCGTCGAGCGCGCGGCGGTCGGGGTTGAAGACCAGTTCGCCGGTCAGGCGGCGCAGGGGGGGCACAGCGATGGCTTCCAGGTCCTCACGCGTCTCGATGAGCTTCTGGGGTAACCCGGCCATGATGTACTCGCGGCGGTACTGGGTGGCCCAGCCCGTGCCCGTCGGCTGCGTCCTGCGCAGGGCCGAGAGGAGCTGCTCGCGCAGATCAGCGTCTTCGGAAGCGCGCGTGAAGGTCACGGTTCCGTCCGTGTCCAGCGTGGCCTCGAAGGGATGGACGGTGGGCATCAGGCCCAGTGCTTTGCGTCGTTTGGCTTCACCCATAGGATCTCCAGGGTACAGGACCGCTAAGACGCACCTACTCGCGCGAGGCGAGCAGCAACCCGCCGAAGCCCACCATCAGCGTTCCGGCGGCGCGGTCCAGGCCCCGGCGGGCGCGCAGGTAGAGGTTTTGCATCGGTGCGGTGGACATGCCCAGCGCCACGAGGACGAACCAGGCCACGCTCAGGCACACAATCACCGCAAAGGCTGCCAGTTTCAGGCCCGGCGAGGTGTGCGCGCCCAGCACGCTGGAAAACACGCTGCCGAAAAACACGGCCGCTTTGGGGTTGGAAATGTTGGTCAGGAGGCCCGCACGCAGGGCCCGCAGGTCACCCATCGGCACGGGCACAGGGGCCCCAGCCTCCCCGTTTCGCAAGCTGGAGCGCCACAGCACCGCGCCCAGGTACAGCAGATACAGCCCGCCCGCCACCTTGATGATGCCGTGAAGCCAGGGAAACGCCGTGAACAGCGCGTTGATGCCCAGCAGGGCCAGCCCCGCCCAGCACGAGATGCCCAGCACCACCCCCAGCCCGGCGAACAGGGCCGCGCGCCGCGAACGGGCCAGGGCCGTCTGACTGACGAGCAGCACGTCCGGACCGGGAATGACGAGCACGACGAGGTGCAGGGCGGCGATCAGGAGGAGAAGTTGCATGGGGTCACCAGGCCTTTGGGAGGGGAAGTCGGGGGATCTGGAAAATCACGAAAAACAGCAAGACGGCCGACAGCAGCAGGTGGTAGGCGGCGAGCGGCAGGGCCAGGGCGCCGACTGCAACCCGTACCTCGACGCCCGGCGCACGCGGCAGGAGGCACAACGCCAGCATCAACGCAGGGCCGGTGAGCACGCCCAGATGGCCCTGATAGGCAGGCAGCCGCCCGCATCAGAACGCGGAAGCCGAGCGCGAGTCGCGGCAGCCAGAACGGTGTCGTCAGGCCCCATGCCATGTCCTCAGTCCGCCGCTTCTCCACCCTCGTTGTAGGCCCGCGGATCGCTGATAAACCCCGTCACCGCGCTCGCCGCCACGGTGGCGGGCGAGGCGAGGTAGATCTGTGCGGACGGATCTCCCATGCGGCCCACGAAATTGCGGTTGCTGCTGGAAATACACACGTCGTCTGGCCCCAGTACGCCAGAGTGCATCCCCAGGCACGCGCCGCAGCTGGGGTAACTCACGCTCGCACCCGCGTCCACGAAGATTTCGAGCAGTCCCTCCTGCGCCGCCTGCTTCCAGATCGCCTGGGTGGCGGGCACCACGATCATTTGCACGCCCTCGGCCACCTTGCGGCCCTTCATGATCCGGGCCACCTCCCGCAGGTCCCCGATGCGCCCGTTGGTGCAGCTGCCCACGTAGGCGTGCGTCACGGCGATGCGGTCGCTGCCCGCCACCCGTCCGTTGGAGGGAATGTGCGGGTAGGCGACGGTGGGTTCGACTGCGGAAGCGTCCAGGTCAATGACCACCTTGTACTGCGCGTCTGGGTCGGAGGTGTATTCGGTGTACTGGTCCGGCGTGACGCCGCGTTCGGTCAGGAAGGCGCGGGTGGTGTCGTCCACGGCCACGATGCCCGTCTTGCCACCCGCCTCGATGGCCATATTGGTGAGGGTAAAGCGGCCCTCCATGTCCAGGCGGTCAATGGTGTCGCCCACCCATTCCATCACGAGGTAGTTCGCCCCGTCTGCCCCGATGCGCTTGATAACTTCCAGGACGAGGTCTTTGGGCGTGACGCCCGGCTGCATCTGGCCGGTCACGCGAATGAGCATGGTCTCAGGCACCTTGAACCAGACCTTGCCCGCGTAGATCGCGCCTGCGAGGTCCGTGCTGCCCACGCCCGTGGCAAAGCAGCCCAGCGCCCCCGCATTGCAGGTGTGCGAGTCGCCGCTCACCAGCGTCTGTCCGGGCTTGATCAGGCCGGTGTTCTCCAGCACCACGTGGGCGATGCCGCCACGCCCCACGTCGTAGAAGTGCTCAATGCCCTTTTCCTTGACCCAGGACTTGAGCTTCTGGTACATCTTGGCGGCCTTGATGTTCATGGCGGGCACGGAGTGGTCCGGCACGGCCACGATCTTGGAAGGATCGAATACCCGGTCCATGCCGCGCTCTTCGAGCATCCGCAGGGCAGCGGGCGTGGTGATCTCGTGGCACAGCACGAGGTCGGTGGCGCACTCGATCAGTTGACCCGGTACGACGTGGTCATGCCCACTGTGGGCGGCCAGAATCTTCTCCGCAATCGTCATTCCCATGTTCTGCATCTCCCCTTTCAGAAACGGACCCAAAAAACCCCCGAAGCGCTGAGTGGCTCCGGGGGCGAAGTGGGCGAACACTGTGGTGCGCTCACCGCCCCCAGCAAAGAAGAAGCGCCGCTTGGGTGCCCCGCTTCAGTGGCAGGAAGGTGAACATCAAGGCGGAGTGTAGCGCGCAGGGTTAAGGCGGCGGGGCAGAGGTGTAGACGGGCCGCCGTCAGGAGCACATCACTCAGGTCATTCCTCCCATACACAAAGCGGGAATTACCATTCGAATCCTGAGTAAACATGAAGAAGCTTTCCCTCGCAAGTGCCCTTCTCGGCGTAACGGTCCTCCTGAGCGCGTGTAATAACGACTCTGCTCCCACGAGTACCTTTCGCCTGACTGTTAAGGCTGAGGGCGTGCCGAGCGTGCCAGTGACTGTCACGAATACGACGACGAACACGCAGAGCTTTACAAGTACGGTGGAGGGCAGCAAGACCTTCAGCGCGCTCCGTGCCGGAGACGTATTCAAGGTCGAGGCGGGGGTGGTCAACGGCTACACCACACCCGGCGCGCAGACCGTGACGCTCGGCAGCGACAAGACGGTGACATTGACCTACGCGCCGGCCCCCAAGAGGCTGGAAGCCGAACGGATCACCGGGAAGGTCGAGGGCAACGCCTTGAAAATCGGCGACGTCTATGCAGGTGTGGACGAACCGAACTTCATCGGCCAGGGCAGCGTGGACGGGGCGAATACCCTTGAGCTGGACCTCACCAATGTGGTGCCACCCTCGCTGAGCCTCCTTTTCACGGGCTGCAAAACGAGCAGCGGGGGTGTGCTGCCCAACGTGCGCGGCTGGGGTACCGAAGAGCTGCGGGCCTACAGCCCCCAGGGCGACCTGCTGGGCACCATCACCGAGCAGATCGCGCCGGGTAGCGTGGGCGCAGGAACGCTCCTCCTGCGGGTGTACGCCGAGGCTGCCGCCACCTCCCGGGGAACATGCCAGGGCAGCGGGGGCACGACCAGCCTCGACCTGACCCTGAAGGGCGGGTGGAATCTCCTGGCCCTCAATGGCTCCGGACAGAACTTCAGCCTGCGAAATGCGGACCCCAATGCCCACAGCGTGCTGAAGTTCAAGGCGGCCGACGTGCGGGTCAGCGCCTTCTTGGAGCCCAGTGCCCTGGAGTTCAAAAACGATGATCCGGCGGCTGCCGAGGTCTCCTTCGCTCAGGTAGGCGGCTACAGCGGCTCCGTCAAACTTCAGACCGACGACTCTACCCTGACCGTCGAGCCGGACACCCTCACGCTCCCCGCCCTCGCCGCGCAGTCCATTTCCTCGCCCGCGGGCATACTGGGAAGCCTGGGCGTGGGTGAGCAGCGTGTGGTCACCACCCTCAAGTTCCGGTACAAGGGCACGCAGAACGTGAACAAGCCCTTCGCGCTTCAGGTGCTGGACAGCGCCGGCAAGAAGGTCGGCTCCGGCAGTGGCACGCTGAACGTACAGCGGGTGGGCATCAGCCTGTACTTCTCAGCCTCTCAGGTCCAGGTCGTTCCCAACGCTCCCGTCAGGCTGCCCTTCCACGTCAGCAGCGTGCTGGGCTTCACGGGAGCCGTCACCGTCCACCTCGAAGGGCTACCGAGCGGCGTAACGGCGAACACCGCCACCGTCAACCTGGGCGCAGACGGCTATGCCTTAGGCGAACTGACGGTGCAGGGCGGCGCGGCCCTCAAGCCCGGCGAGTACGGGGCGACTCTGGTCGCAGAGGGGAACGGACGCAGCGCCAGCACGCCCGTCAAGACCGTGGTGCCTCAGCCCGCCGTGCTGGTCTCGGTGGGAAGCAACGGCTCGCCCGTGAGCGGCTATCAGGGTGGCAGCGCCAGCGTAACCGTGAGCGCCGCTTCGCAGTCCGGCTCCAGCGGCAAGGTCAACCTCACCCTGATGGACCTTCCCGCTGGAGTTCAGGCCCCCCCCGTCTCCGTGGACGTAACGGCCAACGCGACGACCACGGTCACAGTGCCCCTGCAACTCGCGGCGGACGCGGCCCTGGGCACCGCGACGGTGCGGGTGGTCAGCGACGGCATGGTGGGAACGGGCAACAATACCTTCTCGCTCACCGTTAAGCCTGCCCGCACGGCCGTAGGCAACGTGACGCGCGAAATCTTCCCCGCCTCACCGGGCAGTTGGGTCCTCGTATCGAACGTCTACTCCGGCGGCATCTACACGGCCACGCTCCGCCGCATCTCGGGCGGACAGACCGCCAAGGAACTCACGCTGACAACGGGCGGGGACGTGCGGCTCCTCCCCATTTCTGGTGGGGACGTGTACGTCACCGCAGACGCTGGGAGCAGCAGCAAGATTGTCCGGTTGAAAGACGACGGCTCGACCACCGAGCTGTCAGGGCCTGCCAGACTTGCCCCGTCGTACAGGGGTGCCGCGGTGGACGCCTCCGGCAGCATCTGGTTCGTACGTGAGGCTTCAAGCCAGATTGGCCTGACCAAATACGGCCTGAGCCGCTGGGACCCGGCCACGCAGACGGTTCAAACGGTGGACGACACCCAGAGCTACAACTCTTCGCCCTTCAGCAGCACGGACTTGGTGGAGAGCAATTCGGGCGCTTACCTGGTGTATCAGGGCAACCACAACGGCAAATTGCTGCGCATTGACACGGCCAAATCCAGCGTCACGCTCCTGCCCAGCGCAGGCGATTCCGTGGGGAGCGTCGCCGTGTCGGACGCAGGTCAGGTGTGGTTCACGACCTACGGCAAGCTCTCGCGCATCAACGCCGACAACTCAGTCACAACCTTCGACCTCGACGGCAATCTGAGCCTCATCGGCTTCGATGCCGTGACGCCGGATGTGCTGTGGGTGACCGGTGGAGGGAAACTGCTCAAGCTCGACCCAGCAAACGCGGCCATCAAGCAGAGCGTCGCCGTGGACGCCAGCAGCCGGGCAGTCACCAACCGTGACGGCGGCGTCACCCTGATCGCTTCCGAGTCCATGGGCGGCAACTACCAGAGCCACCTCACCGTCGTTCGCTGACCCACGCCTCTTTGCCGCGCGACCTTCTACCGTCGCGCGGCATTTCTTTTTCCGGCCTCCTGTCTTTACGGCGCCGCCAGCACCCACCCCCCCTTCTTGCCCTCCTCCAGCCGCGCGAAGGCTGAGTCTGAGTCATGGGGCGTGCAGATCACGGCTCCTTCCTCAAACCACCCCGGCAGGTACTTCTTGCGCGTTTCCAGCGTCGTCACCGGGTAGAGGTCGTAGCCCATGATGTAGGGTAGCGGCGCGTGGGCCAGAGTCGGAATCAGATCTGCCACATACACCAGCGTCTGCCCGCCCGAGCGCAGCACCACGCCCTGCTGTCCGAGGTTGTGCCCAGGCAGCGGCAGGACGCTCAGGCCGGGCAGGAGTTCGTGTTCGCCGTCCACTATGTCGAACAGGCCCGCATCTGCGAGAGGTTCGATGTACTCGGGGATGTAGCTTGCCCTGTTGCGCTCATGGGTGTGGCGGGCATCCTCCAACTCCTGTTTCTGCACCACGTAGCGGGCGTTCGGAAAGGTCGGCTCGCCCGTCAGGGTCACGTTGCGCCCCGCGTGATCGAAATGCAGGTGCGTGTTGACCACGAGGTGAATGTCCTCCGTCGAGAGGCTGAGGTCCGACAGGCCCCGGAACACCGTCTCGTCGCGGTCCAGGGCGTACATGGCCTCGAACTTCGCCCCGCCCTGGTCCCAGAAGCCCGTCTCGACGAGGATGTTGTGACCCCCCAGCCGAATCAGAAGGGGATTGATGCGGAGGCGGATGCGGTTCAGCGCGTCAGCAGGCGAGGCGCGCTCCCACAGCACCTTGGGCACACTGCCGAACATCGCGCCGCCGTCAAGGCGAAACTGGCCGTCTGTGAGGGAATAAACGTCGGCTTCTCCAACTTTCAGGTGCTGGGTCCAGGACATGGGGGGCAGTGTAGCAGCGGTTGTCTAGGCGGCCAGCCACCCCGTCATTCGTTCCCCCTGGATTTCCAGATCAGGCCGACAGCTTGCTCCACGCTGCGGACCCCCTCGCGCCCGTCCAGACCAGGGGGAACGATCAGCTGCTTGTACCCGGCGCGGCCCGCTTCCTCGGCGCGGCGGAGGGCACCCTGGGTGGAGCGGACCTCGCCCGCCAGGCCCACCTCCCCAAACACGGCCACGTTTTGCGGGAGCGCGCGGCCGACCACCGCCGAATAGACGGCCAGGGCGACGGGCAGGTCCAGGCCAGGGTCTGCCACTTTCAACCCACCCGCGAGGTTCACGTACACGTCCAGCCCACCCAGCGTGAGGTCAAGGCGGCGCTCCAGCACGGCGAGCACCACGTCCACGCGGCGAGGGTCGAGGCCCACGACCACCCGGCGGGGGTTGGGGTAGGGCGTCTTGGCGGCGAGCGCCTGCACTTCCAGCAGCATGGGGCGCTGGCCGTCAATGGTGGCGGCCACCACAGAGCCGGGCACGTCCACCGGACGCTCGGCCAGGAAGGCGGCGGAAGGGTTTTCCACCGCCACCAGCCCCTCACCGCGCATTTCGAAGACGCCGAGTTCGCCCGCCTGCCCAAAGCGGTTCTTCACGGAACGCAGGAGGCGGAAGGACCCCACCGTCTCCAGAAAGACGGTCGTGTCCACGATGTGTTCCATCACCTTGGGGCCGGCGACGGTGCCCTCCTTGGTGACGTGGCCGACGAGGACCGTGGCGGTGCCGGTTTCCTTCGCCGCGCGGGTAATCATGGCCGTGCCCTCGCGGACCTGGGCGACGCCGCCGGGAGTGCCGTCGCCCTCCACGGTCACGGTCTGGATGGAATCCACGATGCACAGGGCAGGCTTATGCTCGGCCATCAGCGCGGCGATGTGTTCGGCGCGCGTGTCGCGGGTGAGCTGGATGTCGGCAGTGACGCCCAGGCGATCTGCGCGCAGGCGAATCTGCTCCAGCGACTCCTCGCCCGCCACATACAGCACCGACGCCCCCGAACGGCCCAGGCGATCCGCCACCTGAAGCAGCAGCGTACTCTTGCCAATACCCGGCTCGCCGCCGATCAGGGTGACGCCGCCCGCCACCAGCCCGCCACCGAGCACGCGGTCCAACTCGGGGATGCCGCTGGGCAGCCGGGGCTCCTCGCGCCGCCCGACGGTGGAAAGGGCAGTCAGCTTGCCACCAACGATGCCGCCGTAAGCACCCCCCCCGCGCGCCCTGCCGACAGCAGCGACGGGCACCTCCTCCTCAAAGGAGTTCCACGCCTGGCAGTTCGGGCAGCGGCCCAGCGGTTT is a genomic window containing:
- the radA gene encoding DNA repair protein RadA, giving the protein MAKVTTKYVCTSCGYQSAKPLGRCPNCQAWNSFEEEVPVAAVGRARGGGAYGGIVGGKLTALSTVGRREEPRLPSGIPELDRVLGGGLVAGGVTLIGGEPGIGKSTLLLQVADRLGRSGASVLYVAGEESLEQIRLRADRLGVTADIQLTRDTRAEHIAALMAEHKPALCIVDSIQTVTVEGDGTPGGVAQVREGTAMITRAAKETGTATVLVGHVTKEGTVAGPKVMEHIVDTTVFLETVGSFRLLRSVKNRFGQAGELGVFEMRGEGLVAVENPSAAFLAERPVDVPGSVVAATIDGQRPMLLEVQALAAKTPYPNPRRVVVGLDPRRVDVVLAVLERRLDLTLGGLDVYVNLAGGLKVADPGLDLPVALAVYSAVVGRALPQNVAVFGEVGLAGEVRSTQGALRRAEEAGRAGYKQLIVPPGLDGREGVRSVEQAVGLIWKSRGNE